Below is a genomic region from Palaemon carinicauda isolate YSFRI2023 chromosome 31, ASM3689809v2, whole genome shotgun sequence.
ACCAGTATATTTTCTCCTTTACTTTTCTCTCCCCTTTTAGTCTTCTTCCCCCCCAAAATTCCGTCAATTCTCGAGAACTTTGATATTTTCTAATGAATTTAATTTTGCTTCGTACTTCCTCTCTTTCATCttcttagttttatttcttattcccTTCTTCTTTCATCCCTAAACTGAATGTATAATAGTTTTCATTCTTTTCCATAGATTCAATTACTTTAACTATCTTTATATAaacattccttccttttttttaattcGCAGTCCCGAGCCAGACGTTTGCATCAAAATCAGTCAAGAAAGAAGCTTCTTTAAGTGTACTTCCGAAATATTAAATTGCCGTAAAACCCTAGAACCCGTTCTGCGCGAGGCTCCATTTGATGCGAGCAACAGACACCTACGCAGagggaaaagagagaaagaaagaaataggagTGAGCCAAACTCTGGAATGCTAAAAACTGCCGCGAGAATCTTGCAGGACAGTTGTCCCGGTTTTACCCCGAGATTCCCTTTCTTACGCAAGGAATTTCAAAACGATAAAAACAGTAATACTTTATGAACATGAAATTGATATATGTTTTATTTCTAATAGTTAATCTACGATGAATTATCAATATCTTAAATAATTACATTTGGTAACACAAACCAAAACAATAATCAAACGTTTTCTTCGCCATTAAAAGCATAAATTCCATTAGTATCCAGTGGCAAAAATAGAGGTCTTGGCAACTCAGCACACTGGATTGAGATTCCTATCAATGGAGAACGTCGGGTTAAGGTGAAGTTTTAATGCTAGATAATATCTcataataatctaataatcttaccgTTCTCATGATGAATAAGATTTCTGTTGCTTCCTTTACTGATTCTGGAAAGCGTTTACTTCTCCTTAATTCTTCtccttcttggggtattaaagccaacacttgtgccaacaacaagtgttggctttaataccccaagaagaagaagaattaaggaGAAGTAAACGCTTTCCAGAATCAGTAAAGGAAGCAACAGAAATCTTATTCATCATGAGAAcggtaagattattagattattatgAGATATTATCTAGCATTAAAACTTCATAAAGTCTTTCACtcactctctcatatatatatatatatatatatatatatatatatatatatatatatatatatatatatatatatatatatatatatatatatatatatatatatatatatatatatataagtttctacATAAAGAAAATCAGATTGATTTCCCTTTTGACTCTCCTTTGCAGATCAGTGTAGCCCTTTTGGTGTTGGTGGCATTCTTTGCCCTCATGGAATTGACTGGAGCCCTTCCAGCACCTGAACCCAGAAGACGACATTTCTTTGGAGGTAGTCCCTATGGATTCGGCGGCTATGGCTACAGACCACATGGCTTTGGCTTTGGCTACAGCGGATACGGAGGCGGCTTCGGAGGCTTTGGTGGCGGATACGgtggatttggaggattttacggGTGATTTTTCTCCTTGAAGATTTTAAAAATTGAATCAACTATGGTCTTCAAGATATCATTCTGAAAAATCTTTTGCAGAAACTGTCAAGGAatcattttgtttttgtaaaaaagaaagtatgttattttcatatgataataaaacattatatttttcaaaCTGGTTTTAATGTACCCTTCTCTCCTTCCAATATCTTTTAAAATAGTGATGAATTTCAAATATCTGAGGCAATATTGTGCAATAAGTGAACATCTACCCATCAGTTATTCTTTGACAATGTATTGTTAGAGATTTTATCAGTTTCCAGTCCTTGTATTTAGCTTTATGATGAATAAGGGAATATTCCCTTTGATACTGTTTCCTTATTGTGACAATCAGTGTGTTAACAATTCCATTCAATTTGGTTCTTCTTATctccaaaatcaaaatagaaattgCTAGGGCCAACAGTTATGCCTTTGCTTGGATATTAACAGTGACTGCTAATCAACATAGAGGAAGTTTTCGTGTGTGTTTTTACAGCAGTTCCTCAAGATAAGGAGTAACCATTTTTACCTAAAGTTTCCAAGTATAAAAAGGAAATACTAAAATCATTACCCACTACTCTGGTCGAGAAAATAAGTTTGTGGGAATGTTTAGCTCCAATATAAATCAAAATTTACCTTTCAGACATATTCTTCTTCCCAAATTCATATCTAAGTAATCTTATTCTCAgctctatataatatatttactgtgatcatattaggccgaatgaaAACACAGATAGACTTCAATAAAACCAAGAAAGCAGAAAGTCTTTTGGATTTGGCATTTTAtaactgaccatatcaatgtaattatccagcgaatggaaaaatcaaaagagtacGACCAACCGCTATGCATGGTATCTAAAGTCTACGAGAAAggatttgattttgtcaaaacttcagtgtAATGAAAggtcttcaaagacaaggaatagaggaatcttatcttagaacacttgaagatatctagaaGGGAACgacggcaatcctaaaactacagagAGATAGCAAGAACATTATGATTGAtggaggagttagacagggatactCCATCTCTCTGAAAATTTTCACAGCAGACCAAGAagaatttctaaagaatttttactgagaaaatgtaaaaattaacacAAATGGCATATCCATGAATaatttaagatttgtagatgacatagtacCAATTTGTAagtcataggaggaattgcaaaagtttatagaaatttgaaaagagaaaaaaatgcaggaatgaaaatgaatatgagttaaactagagacaaatatttattgaaaatgcagaaagacaacaaataagggttagagacaaacctctagagattgttgattaatatacaatattttcaTAGAATAAACATAAAAACGAAATATAAAGATAGATAAGCACGGGATTGAGAGGTTTTGGTAAATAATATGAGATTAGGAAAATAAAAATACCACTTTTTCTAAAGAGTAAAGTAATTGAGCAGACAGTCTTAtgagtatcaacttatgcattagaaagttAGAGCTTTACTAAAGCAcaagaacataagttagttacaattcaaagagctatccAAGGAATGGTGATCATAGTAAcagtaaaaaaaagagaaagaaaaacatgcatactgaagtagaggatatcttTATAACaacaaggaagaaaaagaaatggacttcgGCAGGACGTGTAATATCAATGACAAATAGCAGATGGACATAGAAAGCACGGTCCCTAGAGATTAAAtacgaagcaggggaatgaagagaatacgatggattgaggagctaagaaaataCATTGGtttggcagagaaagaccataaacagatccgTGTGGAAGGGCGTATTATGTTTTTGTACTTCAGCGGACTACcaaaggctgatgatgatatatatatatatatatatatatatatatatatatatatatatatatatatatatatatatatatatatatatatatatatatatatatatacatacatacatacatacatacatacatacatatatatatatatatatatatatatatatatatatatatatatatatatatatatatatatatatatatatatatatatgtatgtatgtatgtgcgtgtatttgtgtctgtgtgtatgtgtgtgtgatttaggTATGTTAGTTTACGTTAAACTCAAAAGGCtaatattcgctctaggagttagaattctggatacctttggtaaattctctgggatatatcactgtagtcaaatatacctaggaagctactaatgaaggaacttccattaggacgacatggcctgagccccaaaatatatatacatatatatatatatatgtatatatacatatatatatgtttatatatatatatatatatatatatatatatatatatatatatatatatatatttatatatatatatatatatatatatatatatatatatatatatatatatatatatatatatatatatatgtgtgtgtgtgtgtgtgtgtgtgcatgtgtgtgtatacctcATATcggcatgtatatatctatctatcaatgtatgtatctatctatcaatgtatgtatgtatctatctatatatctatatataatatatatatatatatatatatatatatatatatatatatatatatatatatatatatatatatattatatagatatatagatagatagatac
It encodes:
- the LOC137624939 gene encoding uncharacterized protein gives rise to the protein MKSPEPDVCIKISQERSFFKCTSEILNCRKTLEPVLREAPFDASNRHLRRGKREKERNRSEPNSGMLKTAARILQDSCPGFTPRFPFLRKEFQNDKNSNTL